The DNA segment ttattaacttagAAAATAGTTAATTTTGATAGGTATAAAGGAATTAagtgtcattttttttttgtttgtttagagagaaaataaaatatgggACGacgaattgttattattaacggaGAAAATCCTTTTACAAAATCCAGATGTTTATACATTATGGAATATACGTCGTGaagtatttcaaaataataaaaataatatttggtaagattaatattaaatagagaaaatattttcactaaTACGcgttatatttaaatgaataaattaatttaaaatataggAACGAAGAAGAGTATACAAGTATgcttgaaaaagaattaacatTGAGTgagaattgtttaaaaaataatccaaaGTCGTATAGTGTATGGCATCAAAGATGGTGGGTAATGGAACACATACAAAAACCTGATTgggaaaaagaattaacatTATGTACAAAATGTCTTAATCTTGATGAAAGAaattgtaagtattattataaaacatataaataattaagaagaatatttaaatgtatatatagtaatatattctataataatagtaatatattttaatttgattcaGTTCATTGCTGGGATTATAGACAATATGTGGTAGAGAAAGCAGGAATATCTGATCATGCAGAATATGAATTTTCTACcacgaaaatattaaacaatttttctaattactcGTCGTGGCATTATAGAagtaaaattttaacaaaattattttataacgacTCCGAAGAAACACCGGTTATGCAAcaaaaacgagaagaaggttaatattaaaattgcatTACATACTCCTtacatttcaattaattttctaatatcattttatgatTTAGAACTTGAACTCGTGATGAATGCAACATTTACGGATCCTAATGACTCCAGTGCATGGTTTTATCAAAGATGGcttttagataattataaaccTAAATCTCATAGTATATTATGGAGATCTCGTGTTACAAAAGACATGGTCATTGCTgtatttaataacgatatatctGGTGAatctgaaaatatttcattatttgtagataataataaaatagatattcaaTGGAAATCAtacagagaaaaaatattttctaaaatatggACTGGAATTTTGTCTACTTCGTTAGAGAATTTAAGTGAATTACAaaacgtttatataaatataaatgataaaaattatcaattacaTTACTCGCAAAAGGAATTCGCATGGATATATAAATCTGattcattgataattaatgagaatcaTAACAAGGAACAATTAAATGAACAATTAGAAAGTTACAAGCAAT comes from the Vespa crabro chromosome 14, iyVesCrab1.2, whole genome shotgun sequence genome and includes:
- the LOC124429153 gene encoding geranylgeranyl transferase type-2 subunit alpha; the protein is MHGRVKVRTTAEQEEIKKKERAKKLVHYRTAMTEIFRKRENKIWDDELLLLTEKILLQNPDVYTLWNIRREVFQNNKNNIWNEEEYTSMLEKELTLSENCLKNNPKSYSVWHQRWWVMEHIQKPDWEKELTLCTKCLNLDERNFHCWDYRQYVVEKAGISDHAEYEFSTTKILNNFSNYSSWHYRSKILTKLFYNDSEETPVMQQKREEELELVMNATFTDPNDSSAWFYQRWLLDNYKPKSHSILWRSRVTKDMVIAVFNNDISGESENISLFVDNNKIDIQWKSYREKIFSKIWTGILSTSLENLSELQNVYININDKNYQLHYSQKEFAWIYKSDSLIINENHNKEQLNEQLESYKQLAKMEPNNKWAILIGIFLMKKIDFINFNNIILEDLNTLSRIDFLRSNYYKDLRSKYLLEYTFKKIWEEENDSEIQTKIDLSGLNLTMLHNSHYFTFFEEVNLSANNLETSLNQLSSFQYCKKLSLSSNQIKSLKHFPTLKNLEFLSLRNNEISDINEILDLIKRHNLMKLDLRDNPIYDLYKNDLGIAKVIQTNVILI